Proteins encoded within one genomic window of Bacteroides sedimenti:
- a CDS encoding DUF6051 family protein has translation MKYIELHAKLKELMNYEDDEIQIDENLTLRNYNFDSKFRDILPGGLYNPDKYEYCSSEDPDYEPDIIQDMLNMSDAEIPENIHFRYHMFCPSNKGRIQQIILLFHGFNEKHWAKYATWAKTLADKTGKAVLLFPIAFHMNRAPLSWSNSHQMYAISQQRKKRHPEVICSTLSNVAISTRLHNKPQRFIWSGLQTYYDVITLVESIKADKHPDIAPDASIDFFSYSIGSFLAQILMMTDANGYFSKSRLCMFCGGAVFNRLSPVSKFILDSEANVSLYSFVVEHLESHMKRDKMLRHYLSDSHPEGINFRSMLNYKTFTDFREKRFREMQDRIYAVTLEKDSVVPAYEVINTLKGIKRDIPIKVDILDFPFPYKHEDPFPALASIADAVDEEFIKAFEMMCNFLK, from the coding sequence TTAATGAATTATGAAGATGATGAAATTCAAATAGACGAAAATCTCACTCTTCGTAACTATAATTTTGATTCCAAATTCAGAGATATTCTTCCCGGAGGTCTTTATAATCCAGATAAATATGAATACTGTTCATCAGAAGATCCGGACTATGAACCTGATATTATTCAGGATATGCTTAATATGAGTGATGCCGAGATTCCTGAGAATATTCATTTTCGATACCATATGTTTTGTCCGTCTAACAAAGGAAGAATTCAACAGATTATTTTGCTTTTTCATGGGTTTAACGAGAAACATTGGGCTAAATATGCAACCTGGGCCAAGACTTTGGCCGACAAAACAGGTAAGGCAGTTTTGCTTTTCCCAATAGCATTCCACATGAATCGTGCACCATTAAGCTGGAGTAACTCACATCAGATGTATGCCATCAGTCAACAACGAAAAAAAAGACACCCTGAAGTAATTTGTTCCACACTCTCCAATGTAGCTATCAGTACCCGTCTTCATAATAAACCTCAGCGATTTATCTGGTCGGGTTTACAGACTTATTATGATGTGATAACATTGGTCGAATCCATCAAGGCGGATAAGCACCCTGATATAGCTCCTGATGCTTCTATTGATTTCTTCTCATATTCCATTGGCAGTTTTCTGGCTCAGATTTTAATGATGACCGATGCAAATGGTTATTTTTCAAAATCCAGACTCTGTATGTTCTGTGGTGGAGCTGTATTTAATAGACTTTCCCCTGTCTCAAAATTTATATTGGATAGTGAGGCGAATGTCAGTCTTTACTCTTTTGTGGTTGAACATCTTGAAAGTCATATGAAAAGAGATAAAATGCTTCGACATTATCTCAGTGATTCTCATCCGGAAGGTATAAATTTCCGCAGTATGTTGAATTATAAGACGTTTACCGATTTCAGAGAAAAACGGTTCAGAGAGATGCAGGATCGCATTTATGCTGTTACACTCGAGAAAGATTCAGTGGTTCCGGCTTATGAAGTGATTAACACGCTGAAGGGAATAAAAAGAGATATTCCTATCAAGGTAGATATACTGGACTTTCCGTTTCCCTATAAACATGAAGATCCTTTTCCGGCATTGGCATCAATTGCAGATGCTGTGGATGAGGAGTTTATAAAAGCATTTGAAATGATGTGCAACTTCTTGAAATAG
- a CDS encoding copper resistance protein NlpE N-terminal domain-containing protein: MKKLLFILVLGAMVSCQQKAKNTATEGAAKDSTEMALNPAMGSLMTKTFEGVLPTQDGNGLRYTLTVKIQEKSDVGNYEMLKTYIKGYEGKDLTYASKGTVKVIHGTEADKKATVWELTPENKNEISYYQVENDKVIMLSQKMKKTADWEKYVLQQKK; this comes from the coding sequence ATGAAGAAATTACTTTTTATCTTAGTCCTGGGGGCTATGGTCTCTTGTCAGCAGAAGGCAAAAAATACAGCGACAGAAGGAGCAGCTAAAGACAGCACAGAAATGGCTCTGAACCCGGCAATGGGGTCATTGATGACCAAAACATTTGAAGGTGTACTTCCAACACAAGATGGAAACGGACTTCGCTATACTCTGACTGTAAAAATCCAGGAGAAGAGTGATGTCGGAAACTATGAAATGCTTAAAACCTATATTAAGGGATATGAAGGCAAAGATCTCACCTATGCTTCCAAAGGAACAGTAAAAGTGATACACGGAACAGAGGCTGACAAAAAAGCAACTGTATGGGAACTTACTCCAGAGAATAAGAATGAAATATCCTACTATCAGGTAGAGAACGACAAAGTAATCATGCTATCTCAGAAGATGAAAAAGACTGCTGACTGGGAAAAATATGTGCTTCAACAAAAAAAGTAA